Proteins from a genomic interval of Microbacterium imperiale:
- the topA gene encoding type I DNA topoisomerase has protein sequence MAGGKKLVIVESPTKMKSIQGYLGDEYEVLSSVGHIRDLAKKEDIPADKKQAYGKYSIDVENGFDAYYVVSDRKTKTVAELKRALKGADEVLLATDEDREGEAIAWHLLEVLKPKVPVRRMVFHEITKDAIRAAADNTRELDLALVNAQETRRVLDRLYGWDVSPVLWRKIGSGRDGQALSAGRVQSAATRMVVERERERMSFVSASYWDIEAHAAKDGGSFSTRLARLDGAPLARGTDFDDAGSLKKAVVVLSEKDARELATAIEKAATAAVTAVEAKPGTRSPKPPFTTSTMQQEAGRKLSMSAKHAMSVAQRLYEKGYITYMRTDSTALSAQAVTAARTQAVALYGDRAVPASPRSYRNNAKNAQEAHEAIRPSGEEFRTPASVASGLDRDEQRLYDLIWKRTVASQMSDAKYETTTVTLEVDAGGKRAAFTASGTVYTFKGFLEAYEEGNDEKRGDNDRSADQSLPPVAVGDTLTLSDVEPKGHATSPKPRYTEASLVKALEERGIGRPSTFASIIDVILERGYVTKRGQALVPSWLSFSVVRLLEQHFSDLVDYDFTAALEDDLDAIARGEQEREAWLKEFYFGSDNHVGLRNIVENLEDIDARELNATPIGDVATLRFGKYGPYLDVPVGDGETRIVNVPDDLAPDELTPEKARELIEAPVAGDRVLGENPENGKLIVVKDGRFGPYVQELEPEPEETVDEATGEVAPAKKKTTKKKEAAPKPRTASLFKSMSVETVDLDQALKLLSLPRVVGVDPESGNEITAQNGRYGPYLKKGTDSRTLASEQQLFDITLEEALALYAQPKYGARAASSALKEFEADPTSGKPIKLKDGRFGPYVTDGETNATIPRGENAEEVTFERAVQLLADKRAKGPAPKRTRKTTTTRKPAAKKK, from the coding sequence GTGGCAGGCGGCAAGAAACTCGTCATCGTCGAGTCCCCGACCAAGATGAAGTCGATCCAGGGGTACCTGGGCGACGAGTACGAAGTGCTCAGCTCGGTCGGGCACATCCGGGACCTCGCTAAGAAAGAGGACATCCCGGCCGACAAGAAGCAGGCGTACGGCAAGTACTCCATCGACGTTGAGAACGGCTTCGATGCGTACTACGTGGTCAGCGACCGCAAGACAAAGACGGTCGCTGAGCTCAAGCGCGCCCTGAAGGGCGCCGACGAGGTCCTGCTCGCCACCGATGAAGACCGCGAAGGCGAAGCCATCGCGTGGCATCTGCTCGAGGTGCTCAAGCCCAAGGTGCCCGTGCGGCGCATGGTCTTCCACGAGATCACCAAGGACGCCATCCGCGCGGCTGCCGACAACACCCGCGAGCTCGACCTCGCGCTCGTCAACGCGCAGGAGACCCGCCGCGTCCTCGACCGCCTCTACGGGTGGGATGTCTCGCCCGTGCTGTGGCGCAAGATCGGTTCCGGTCGCGACGGCCAGGCGCTGAGCGCCGGCCGCGTGCAGTCCGCCGCGACCCGCATGGTCGTCGAGCGTGAGCGCGAGCGGATGTCGTTCGTCTCGGCGTCGTACTGGGACATCGAGGCCCACGCGGCGAAGGACGGCGGCTCGTTCTCGACCCGCCTCGCGCGTCTCGACGGCGCCCCGCTGGCCCGCGGCACCGACTTCGACGACGCCGGTTCGCTCAAGAAGGCGGTCGTCGTCCTCAGCGAGAAGGACGCCCGCGAGCTCGCTACCGCGATCGAGAAGGCCGCCACGGCCGCCGTCACCGCTGTCGAGGCCAAGCCCGGAACCCGCAGCCCCAAGCCGCCGTTCACGACTTCCACGATGCAGCAGGAGGCCGGCCGCAAGCTCTCGATGAGCGCGAAGCACGCGATGAGCGTCGCCCAGCGTCTCTACGAGAAGGGCTACATCACCTATATGCGTACCGACTCGACCGCGCTCTCGGCGCAGGCCGTGACGGCGGCGCGCACGCAGGCGGTCGCGCTCTATGGCGACCGCGCGGTTCCCGCGAGCCCGCGCTCGTACCGCAACAACGCCAAGAACGCCCAGGAGGCCCACGAGGCGATCCGTCCGTCGGGCGAGGAGTTCCGCACGCCGGCATCCGTCGCCTCCGGTCTCGACCGCGACGAGCAGCGCCTGTACGACCTCATCTGGAAGCGCACCGTTGCCAGCCAGATGTCAGACGCGAAGTACGAGACCACGACCGTCACCCTCGAGGTCGACGCCGGCGGCAAGCGCGCCGCGTTCACGGCATCCGGCACCGTCTACACCTTCAAGGGCTTCCTCGAGGCGTATGAAGAGGGCAACGACGAGAAGCGGGGCGACAACGACCGCTCCGCCGACCAGTCGCTGCCCCCCGTGGCCGTCGGCGACACCCTGACGCTGTCGGACGTCGAGCCGAAGGGCCACGCGACCAGCCCGAAGCCCCGCTACACCGAGGCGAGCCTCGTCAAGGCGCTCGAAGAGCGCGGCATCGGCCGCCCCTCGACGTTCGCGAGCATCATCGACGTCATCCTCGAGCGCGGCTACGTCACCAAGCGCGGACAGGCCCTGGTCCCCAGCTGGCTGTCGTTCAGCGTGGTCCGCCTGCTCGAGCAGCACTTCTCCGACCTCGTCGACTACGACTTCACGGCGGCGCTCGAGGACGACCTCGACGCGATCGCCCGCGGCGAGCAGGAGCGCGAGGCGTGGCTGAAGGAGTTCTACTTCGGTTCCGACAACCACGTCGGCCTGCGCAACATCGTCGAGAACCTCGAGGACATCGACGCCCGTGAGCTCAACGCCACGCCCATCGGCGACGTCGCGACCCTGCGCTTCGGCAAGTACGGTCCCTACCTCGACGTCCCGGTCGGTGACGGCGAGACGCGCATCGTCAACGTCCCCGACGACCTCGCACCCGACGAGCTGACGCCCGAGAAGGCGCGGGAGCTCATCGAGGCGCCCGTCGCGGGAGACCGCGTCCTGGGCGAGAACCCCGAGAACGGCAAGCTCATCGTCGTCAAGGACGGCCGCTTCGGTCCGTACGTGCAGGAGCTCGAGCCCGAGCCGGAAGAGACCGTCGACGAGGCGACCGGTGAGGTCGCGCCGGCGAAGAAGAAGACGACGAAGAAGAAGGAAGCAGCTCCCAAGCCGCGCACCGCGTCCCTCTTCAAGTCGATGAGCGTCGAGACCGTCGACCTCGATCAGGCGCTCAAGCTGCTGTCGCTGCCGCGCGTCGTGGGCGTCGACCCCGAGTCGGGCAACGAGATCACGGCGCAGAACGGCCGCTACGGTCCGTACCTGAAGAAGGGCACCGACTCGCGCACGCTCGCCAGCGAGCAGCAGCTGTTCGACATCACGCTCGAGGAGGCTCTCGCCCTTTACGCGCAGCCGAAGTACGGCGCGCGCGCAGCGTCGAGCGCCTTGAAGGAGTTCGAGGCCGACCCGACCAGCGGCAAGCCGATCAAGCTCAAGGACGGCCGCTTCGGCCCCTACGTCACCGATGGCGAGACGAACGCGACCATTCCCCGCGGCGAGAACGCCGAAGAGGTCACGTTCGAGCGTGCGGTGCAGCTGCTGGCCGACAAGCGCGCCAAGGGACCGGCCCCCAAGCGCACGCGCAAGACCACGACGACCCGCAAGCCCGCGGCGAAGAAGAAGTGA
- a CDS encoding methionine ABC transporter permease has product MDRLIDLLPELWPATAETLYMITLSLIFGGLAGFLIGLALYATRAGSLFPNRAVFGVLNVIVNTFRPIPFIILLAAVQPLARAVGIRGIGIEFGVFAISIASMFAIGRIVEQNLLTVRPGVIEAARAAGASRSRILFRLVPRESLGPLVLGYTFIVVALVDMTAIAGAVAAGGLGQFALVNGFRQFNPWVTWAAVLVIVVIVQGVQFLGNALARRILRR; this is encoded by the coding sequence GTGGATAGGCTCATCGACCTGCTGCCCGAGCTCTGGCCCGCAACGGCCGAGACGCTCTACATGATCACGCTCAGCCTCATCTTCGGTGGGCTGGCGGGCTTCCTCATTGGCCTCGCCCTGTACGCCACGCGCGCTGGCAGCCTGTTCCCCAACCGCGCCGTCTTCGGCGTCCTGAACGTCATCGTCAACACGTTCCGCCCGATCCCCTTCATCATCCTGCTCGCGGCCGTGCAGCCGCTCGCCCGCGCCGTCGGCATCCGTGGCATCGGGATCGAGTTCGGCGTCTTCGCGATCTCGATCGCCTCGATGTTCGCGATCGGCCGCATCGTCGAGCAGAACCTGCTGACCGTGCGCCCCGGCGTGATCGAGGCCGCCCGGGCCGCGGGAGCGAGCCGGTCGCGGATCCTGTTCCGCCTGGTGCCGCGCGAATCTCTCGGCCCCCTCGTGCTGGGTTACACCTTCATCGTCGTCGCCCTGGTCGACATGACCGCGATCGCAGGCGCCGTCGCAGCGGGCGGCCTCGGCCAGTTCGCGCTCGTGAACGGCTTCCGCCAGTTCAATCCCTGGGTGACCTGGGCAGCGGTGCTCGTGATCGTCGTGATCGTGCAGGGCGTGCAGTTCCTGGGCAACGCCCTGGCCCGCCGCATCCTGCGCCGCTGA
- a CDS encoding alpha/beta hydrolase, which translates to MKAPRRLITAVALVGAAVVALTGCVYNAIPDDKSAAPSRTPIVEGIAPDLLPFYSQELTWESCEGADAGAYDCTTVRAPRDWDDPSAGELELALIRRAADSGTPAGSLLVNPGGPGASGYDLVADSAQFAVGSVLADAYDVVGFDPRGVGRSTAVACFDAAGTDAYFFDIPAAPRGTPEWEAELTARNEQFAAACEQNSDGILPFITTEFAARDMDLLRAVLGDEKLNYLGYSYGTFLGATYAKLYPDNVGRLVLDGAIDPSVPSLEVSTTQAIGFESALRAFMAACLEAEDCPFRGSVDEAMADLGTLLASVDASPLPAADGRRLGADSLMTAIIAALYAEGNWPILRQALSQALAGDPETAFLLADFYYARTPAGEYEDNSSEAFRAYNCMDYPNDLTPEAEAASQQRIAAEAPTIAPYWEGVDACAVWPYPPTGTRGEITAEGAAPMIVIGTTNDPATPYEWSVALADQLASGVLITREGEGHTGFQKGSTCVDKAVEDFFIDGTVPEDGLVCQ; encoded by the coding sequence GTGAAAGCTCCTCGTCGTCTGATCACCGCCGTCGCCCTCGTCGGGGCCGCGGTGGTCGCCTTGACCGGCTGCGTGTACAACGCCATCCCCGACGACAAGAGCGCGGCCCCCAGCCGGACACCGATCGTCGAGGGCATCGCGCCCGACCTCCTGCCCTTCTACAGCCAGGAGCTCACCTGGGAGAGCTGCGAAGGCGCCGACGCCGGTGCCTACGACTGCACGACCGTGCGCGCGCCGCGCGACTGGGACGACCCGTCGGCCGGTGAGCTCGAGCTCGCGCTCATCCGCCGCGCGGCCGATTCCGGCACGCCCGCCGGCTCGCTGCTGGTCAATCCCGGCGGGCCGGGAGCCAGCGGTTACGACCTCGTGGCCGACAGCGCTCAGTTCGCGGTGGGGTCGGTGCTCGCCGACGCCTATGACGTCGTCGGGTTCGACCCGCGCGGCGTCGGTCGATCGACCGCGGTGGCATGCTTCGACGCGGCCGGCACCGACGCCTACTTCTTCGACATCCCCGCGGCCCCGCGTGGCACTCCCGAGTGGGAGGCGGAGCTCACGGCCCGCAACGAGCAGTTCGCGGCGGCATGCGAGCAGAACAGCGACGGCATCCTTCCCTTCATCACGACGGAGTTCGCGGCGCGCGACATGGACCTGCTGCGGGCCGTGCTCGGCGACGAGAAGCTAAACTACCTCGGATACTCCTACGGGACGTTCCTGGGGGCGACGTACGCCAAGCTCTACCCCGACAACGTCGGCCGTCTCGTGCTCGACGGGGCGATCGACCCGAGCGTCCCCTCGCTCGAGGTCAGCACGACCCAGGCGATCGGGTTCGAATCCGCCCTGCGCGCTTTCATGGCGGCGTGCCTCGAGGCCGAGGACTGCCCCTTCCGCGGCTCGGTCGATGAGGCGATGGCCGACCTCGGCACCCTGCTGGCCAGCGTCGACGCGTCGCCGCTGCCCGCCGCCGACGGCCGCCGGCTCGGCGCCGACTCGCTGATGACCGCGATCATCGCCGCGCTCTACGCCGAGGGCAACTGGCCGATCCTGCGCCAGGCGCTGTCGCAGGCCCTGGCCGGCGACCCCGAGACGGCGTTCCTGCTCGCCGACTTCTACTACGCCCGCACGCCGGCGGGGGAGTACGAGGACAATTCCTCCGAGGCCTTCCGCGCCTACAACTGCATGGACTACCCGAACGACCTCACCCCCGAGGCCGAGGCGGCGTCGCAGCAGCGCATCGCCGCCGAAGCCCCGACCATCGCCCCTTACTGGGAAGGCGTCGACGCCTGCGCGGTGTGGCCGTACCCGCCGACCGGCACCCGCGGCGAGATCACCGCGGAAGGTGCGGCGCCGATGATCGTGATCGGCACCACCAACGACCCGGCCACCCCGTACGAATGGTCCGTCGCTCTTGCCGACCAGCTCGCGTCGGGCGTGCTCATCACCCGCGAGGGCGAGGGCCACACGGGCTTCCAGAAGGGCAGCACGTGCGTCGACAAGGCGGTGGAGGACTTCTTCATCGACGGCACCGTGCCCGAGGACGGACTAGTCTGCCAGTAG
- a CDS encoding DNA polymerase III subunit delta': MAAVTELAPPWGEVWGQDAAVAALQAAASDPAQLAHAWLITGPPGSGRSTLAHAFAAALIAEPGDEAAMRQVLAGTHPDLTALRTEGVVISIRDARALVERSYFSPSLGRYRVIVVEDADRMVERTSNVLLKALEEPPEQTVWVLCAPSDADLLPTIRSRVRTLRLREPDVADVARLISARTGVDDAVALQSARLAQRHIGMAQRLATDAASRERRDATLRSVLAVRGVGDAVETAGRIVAAATEDAKALTAERDEAEREALLRTLGVAPGAPVPPAVRGQLGALADDQKRRATRSLRDGIDRVLTDLESMYRDALMLQFGRSDDLINVELTDELTALASAWTPDRTLVVLDRISATRTNLEGNAAPLLALESMLITVASGRTP; encoded by the coding sequence ATGGCAGCGGTGACCGAGCTCGCACCCCCGTGGGGCGAGGTATGGGGGCAGGATGCCGCCGTGGCGGCGCTGCAGGCCGCGGCATCCGATCCCGCGCAGCTGGCGCACGCCTGGCTCATCACGGGCCCGCCCGGATCCGGCCGTTCGACGCTCGCGCACGCGTTCGCGGCGGCGCTCATCGCCGAGCCCGGCGATGAGGCGGCGATGCGGCAGGTGCTCGCCGGCACGCACCCCGACCTCACGGCGTTGCGCACCGAGGGCGTCGTGATCTCGATCCGAGACGCCCGCGCCCTCGTCGAGCGCTCCTACTTCTCACCCTCGCTCGGACGCTACCGGGTGATCGTCGTCGAAGACGCCGACCGCATGGTCGAGCGCACGAGCAATGTCCTGCTGAAAGCGCTGGAAGAGCCGCCCGAGCAGACGGTGTGGGTGCTCTGCGCCCCGAGCGACGCCGACCTGCTGCCGACGATCCGCTCCCGAGTGCGCACGCTGCGGCTGCGCGAGCCCGACGTCGCCGACGTCGCACGCCTCATCTCCGCGCGTACCGGCGTCGACGACGCGGTCGCGCTGCAATCCGCCCGTCTGGCTCAGCGCCACATCGGCATGGCGCAGCGTCTGGCCACGGATGCCGCATCGCGCGAGCGACGCGACGCGACGCTGCGGTCGGTCCTCGCGGTGCGCGGGGTCGGCGACGCGGTCGAGACGGCCGGTCGGATCGTCGCGGCTGCGACGGAGGACGCCAAGGCGCTCACCGCGGAACGCGACGAAGCTGAGCGCGAAGCATTGCTGCGGACCCTGGGCGTCGCGCCCGGCGCCCCGGTACCCCCGGCGGTCCGCGGTCAGCTCGGCGCACTCGCCGACGACCAGAAGCGCCGCGCGACCCGGAGTCTTCGCGACGGCATCGACCGCGTCCTCACCGACCTCGAGTCGATGTACCGGGACGCCCTCATGCTGCAGTTCGGACGCAGCGACGACCTGATCAACGTCGAGCTGACCGACGAGCTCACCGCTCTCGCGTCGGCGTGGACGCCGGACCGTACGCTCGTCGTGCTCGATCGCATCTCCGCCACGCGCACCAACCTCGAGGGCAACGCGGCTCCGCTGCTCGCGCTCGAGAGCATGCTCATCACCGTCGCCAGCGGAAGGACACCGTGA
- a CDS encoding helicase, which produces MTGAAVATGVLVVTATLAAGCAAVGGAAIRSAQVTATADSAALAAADAAIGIVGGVPCERAAQVVASAGLDLAACELAGVVATVEVAGSVGVFRVQARARAGPPA; this is translated from the coding sequence GTGACGGGGGCGGCGGTCGCCACGGGGGTCCTCGTCGTGACCGCGACCCTCGCGGCCGGGTGCGCCGCGGTCGGCGGGGCGGCCATCCGGTCGGCGCAGGTCACCGCCACCGCCGACAGCGCCGCGCTGGCCGCCGCAGACGCGGCCATCGGAATCGTCGGGGGAGTGCCGTGCGAGCGAGCCGCGCAGGTCGTTGCGAGCGCGGGCCTCGACCTGGCGGCCTGCGAGCTGGCGGGCGTCGTCGCGACGGTCGAGGTTGCGGGCTCGGTGGGTGTATTCCGCGTGCAGGCGCGCGCCCGCGCGGGGCCTCCGGCTTGA
- a CDS encoding MetQ/NlpA family ABC transporter substrate-binding protein, translating to MSKRLLTAAALALPLTLLLGACAGGSDGSGDAASEGPVRIGVVGAGDPYWQTYVDAAAEEGIEVEIVDFTEYTQPNPALSAGELDLNQFQHIIYLATYNVNADDDLVAVGSTATYPLGLYSSQYGSVDEIPEGSTVVVPDDESNQARGLLVLQAQGLIELKDGGSVFSTVADVEPGSKVTVEALDAALTATSLPDVAAAIINNDFVEDAGLTFDEALATDDPSDPSAQPYINIFAAKAEDADNPTYQKLVEIFQDTTAVTDGLQEASGGSAVLVKTPADELASALKQVEDDIRANQ from the coding sequence ATGTCCAAGCGACTTCTGACCGCGGCCGCCCTGGCCCTCCCCCTGACTCTGCTGCTGGGCGCCTGCGCCGGCGGATCCGACGGCTCGGGAGACGCCGCGTCCGAGGGCCCCGTGCGCATCGGCGTCGTCGGCGCCGGTGACCCGTACTGGCAGACGTACGTCGACGCCGCCGCCGAAGAGGGCATCGAGGTCGAGATCGTCGACTTCACCGAGTACACGCAGCCCAACCCCGCCCTGTCGGCCGGCGAGCTGGACCTCAACCAGTTCCAGCACATCATCTACCTCGCGACCTACAACGTGAACGCCGACGACGACCTCGTCGCCGTCGGTTCGACCGCCACCTACCCGCTCGGGCTGTACTCGTCGCAGTACGGCTCGGTCGACGAGATCCCCGAGGGGTCGACGGTCGTCGTGCCCGACGACGAGAGCAACCAGGCGCGCGGACTGCTCGTGCTGCAGGCGCAGGGGCTCATCGAGCTCAAGGACGGCGGATCGGTGTTCTCCACCGTCGCCGACGTCGAGCCCGGCTCGAAGGTGACCGTCGAGGCGCTGGATGCCGCTCTGACGGCCACGTCGCTGCCGGATGTCGCGGCCGCGATCATCAACAACGACTTCGTCGAGGACGCCGGCCTGACGTTCGACGAGGCTCTGGCGACGGATGACCCCAGCGACCCCAGCGCGCAGCCGTACATCAACATCTTCGCCGCCAAGGCCGAGGACGCCGACAACCCCACGTACCAGAAGCTCGTCGAGATCTTCCAGGACACCACGGCCGTCACCGACGGGCTGCAGGAGGCTTCCGGCGGCTCGGCCGTGCTCGTGAAGACCCCCGCCGACGAGCTCGCCTCGGCCCTCAAGCAGGTCGAGGACGACATCCGCGCCAACCAGTGA
- a CDS encoding nucleotidyltransferase domain-containing protein gives MIPESELAATARDLIAVPGVVAVALGGSRARGTHAPDSDVDLGVYVHPRVDRVALSDAASARADGRVEIGPAGSWGPWVDSGAWLRVDGFPVDVIVRDIDRVDEQTSRALQGRFAFHAQPGHPLGFLDVAYAGEVALCRPLADPSGYLHDVAALLRPYPGALRAAMIDDLWQTDFTLDAAAKAAARADTAYVALAVTQTVMRLAHAWHAAARAWVVNEKGLVPGVGRLPIAPADFGDRVTAVLAGLGNDPAPLLDAVATARSLPRPSV, from the coding sequence ATGATTCCCGAGTCGGAGCTGGCGGCGACCGCGCGCGACCTCATCGCGGTCCCCGGCGTCGTGGCCGTCGCGCTGGGCGGCAGTCGTGCCCGCGGGACGCATGCCCCGGACTCGGACGTCGATCTGGGCGTCTACGTCCACCCGAGAGTCGACCGCGTCGCCCTTTCCGACGCCGCCTCCGCGCGCGCCGACGGCCGTGTCGAGATCGGTCCGGCAGGAAGCTGGGGTCCCTGGGTCGACAGCGGCGCGTGGCTGCGCGTCGACGGATTCCCGGTCGACGTCATCGTCCGGGATATCGACCGGGTGGACGAGCAGACGTCACGCGCGCTGCAAGGGCGTTTCGCCTTCCACGCGCAGCCCGGGCACCCGCTCGGATTCCTCGACGTCGCCTACGCGGGAGAGGTCGCCCTGTGCCGTCCCCTGGCCGACCCGAGCGGGTACCTGCACGACGTCGCCGCACTTCTGCGCCCGTACCCCGGCGCACTCCGCGCAGCCATGATCGACGACCTGTGGCAGACCGATTTCACCCTGGATGCCGCCGCGAAAGCGGCTGCTCGCGCGGACACGGCGTACGTGGCTCTCGCCGTCACTCAGACGGTGATGCGACTTGCCCACGCGTGGCATGCCGCTGCCCGTGCGTGGGTGGTGAACGAGAAGGGGCTAGTTCCCGGCGTCGGCCGCTTGCCGATCGCTCCCGCGGACTTCGGCGACCGCGTCACCGCCGTGCTCGCCGGTCTCGGTAACGACCCCGCGCCGCTGCTCGACGCGGTCGCGACGGCGCGTTCGTTGCCGAGACCGAGCGTCTGA
- the tmk gene encoding dTMP kinase — MTAPATRGLWVTLEGGDGAGKTTQAAALEAWLRQAGRAVVRTREPGGSEVGVLIRDIVLHHRGDIAPRAEALLYAADRAHHVETVVRPALARGEVVIQDRYLDSSVAYQGAGRVLDAHEVRELSLWAAKGALPELTVLLDLDPRAARERLDAADKPFDRLEAEKAEFHERVRAAFLALADAEPDRFLVVDATRPPLDIATEIRERVERVLTASSPG, encoded by the coding sequence GTGACGGCGCCCGCGACCCGCGGGCTGTGGGTCACGCTCGAGGGCGGCGACGGGGCGGGCAAGACCACCCAGGCCGCCGCGCTCGAGGCGTGGCTGCGGCAGGCGGGACGCGCCGTCGTGCGCACGAGGGAACCCGGCGGCAGCGAGGTGGGCGTGCTCATCCGCGACATCGTGCTGCACCATCGCGGCGACATCGCGCCGCGGGCTGAGGCGCTGCTCTACGCCGCCGACCGCGCACACCACGTCGAGACGGTCGTCCGCCCCGCGCTCGCGCGCGGCGAGGTCGTCATCCAGGACCGCTACCTCGACTCGTCCGTCGCCTACCAGGGAGCCGGTCGGGTTCTCGACGCGCACGAGGTGCGCGAGCTGTCGCTCTGGGCCGCCAAGGGCGCCCTGCCCGAACTCACGGTCCTGCTCGACCTCGACCCCCGCGCGGCGCGCGAGCGGCTGGACGCCGCCGACAAACCGTTCGACCGGCTCGAAGCCGAGAAGGCCGAGTTCCACGAGCGGGTGCGAGCGGCGTTCCTGGCCCTGGCCGACGCCGAACCCGACCGTTTCCTCGTCGTCGACGCCACTCGGCCGCCGCTCGACATCGCCACCGAGATCCGCGAGCGCGTCGAGCGCGTGCTCACGGCCTCCTCCCCAGGCTGA
- a CDS encoding methionine ABC transporter ATP-binding protein — translation MTLIRLSGVTKRFPPSAKGGEPVLAVDDVDLEIAAGSVCGIVGYSGAGKSTVLRLVNALETPTSGRVEIDGRDITGLRERELRALRGDIGMIFQQFNLFDSRTVAGNVAYPLEVAGKSRAEVKARVSELLDFVGLAGKARNYPEQLSGGQRQRVGIARALATNPRILLADEATSALDPDTTQEVLALLKRINTELGVTILVITHEMEVVRAIADRVVVMEHGRIIESGEVFEVLSSPQQPATRRFVASIIDEVPSGDKLVALTRRHPGRIVTFTIREGEATQADVFAALSSHGARFELIHGGINDIRGRVFGHLTLAVTGDDDAVERAIAAASQHAPLIEEDVRG, via the coding sequence ATGACCCTGATCCGCCTGTCCGGCGTGACAAAGCGCTTCCCCCCGTCCGCCAAGGGCGGTGAGCCCGTCCTCGCGGTGGACGACGTCGACCTCGAGATCGCCGCGGGCTCCGTGTGCGGCATCGTGGGCTACTCCGGGGCCGGCAAGAGCACGGTGCTTCGCCTGGTCAACGCGCTCGAGACCCCGACGAGCGGCCGTGTCGAGATCGACGGACGCGACATCACCGGGCTGCGGGAACGCGAGCTGCGTGCACTGCGCGGTGACATCGGGATGATCTTCCAGCAGTTCAATCTGTTCGACTCGCGCACCGTCGCCGGCAACGTCGCGTACCCGCTCGAGGTCGCGGGGAAATCCCGCGCCGAGGTGAAGGCACGCGTGAGCGAGCTGCTCGACTTCGTCGGTCTCGCCGGCAAGGCGCGCAACTATCCCGAGCAACTGTCGGGCGGCCAGCGCCAGCGCGTCGGCATCGCCCGGGCGCTGGCCACGAATCCCCGCATCCTGCTCGCGGACGAGGCGACGAGCGCGCTCGACCCCGACACGACGCAGGAGGTCCTCGCCCTGCTCAAGCGGATCAACACCGAGCTCGGCGTCACGATCCTCGTCATCACGCACGAGATGGAGGTCGTCCGCGCCATCGCCGATCGCGTGGTGGTCATGGAGCACGGACGCATCATCGAGAGCGGCGAAGTCTTCGAGGTGCTCTCCTCCCCGCAGCAGCCCGCGACCCGCCGATTCGTCGCGAGCATCATCGACGAGGTGCCGTCGGGCGACAAGCTCGTCGCGTTGACGCGGCGGCATCCCGGTCGCATCGTCACGTTCACCATCCGCGAGGGCGAGGCCACCCAGGCCGACGTCTTCGCCGCCCTGTCGTCGCACGGAGCCCGGTTCGAGCTGATCCACGGCGGCATCAACGACATCCGTGGTCGCGTGTTCGGCCACCTGACTCTCGCCGTCACCGGCGACGACGACGCCGTCGAGCGCGCCATCGCCGCCGCGTCGCAGCACGCACCGCTGATCGAGGAGGACGTCCGTGGATAG